GTGCCTATCAGGATTCCCTCTAACCTTGTCCAGTTTTTGAAGACATAAATAGTTGTCCTGAGCTTTGGCCAAACGAACATCAACTTCAAGATCAAGTGCCGTAGAAAGCTTTTCAATATCTCCTTTATCCTTCATCAGCTGTTCGATTAGCAGATCATCCGCACAGGCGATTAGAGCTGGCTTCCCCGTATAGCGCGCATAGCAAATAGCATACAGGAGATAGACTAATGTTTTTCCAGTACCCACCCCTGCTTCAGCAAAGATCACCTTGTTCTCTTTAAATGCTTTCTCTAGCTGAAAGGCCATATAAATTTGCTCATCTCGAACATCAAAGCCGTGCTCAGGAAGAATGTCATAAAAAACATCACCCACCCAGTCTGCTAACACTTCATAAAATGTTTTAGTTTTGTCTAACTGAAAAGGCAGCTTCTGATTCATATACATTCCCCCATTTTAAACGCAGTAAGACTATCATAGCTAATATTGCTAAGAAAAAACAGGCTCAAAAAACAAACAAATCTATGATATAATAGTACATATTAAAAGGGCTGTATCGTAGTCGGATCTGACTATCGAACAGCCCTTATTCTTTCTAACTAAAAGCTAGAACTAATTAGCCCAACATTCCATTATTACTCTTCAGTGAAGGATCTCCCAGCAAACTCTGCATCCATCATGAAAAAGGCGTTGCTGTCTGTTTCGATCCTTTTTAGCTTCTGGATAATTGTATCAAACGTATCCTCTTCCTCTACCTGCTCATCAATGAACCATTTCAAGAAGTTAATTGTAGCATGCTCTCGATCGTTCATAGCGATATCAGAAAGCTCATAAATTCTTTTCGTTACATCCTTCTCCTGCTGTAGAGCCTGTTCAAAGCAATCTAAGACTGATGTAAAATCGTTATTTGGAGCCTTATACTCACTAATAGTTGCTCTTTTACCGATGGCATTCAAATAATGATAGAACTTCATGGCATGAAAGCGCTCTTCCTTAGCCTGCACAATAAAGAAATTAGCGAAGCCATCTAGACTTTCTGCTGAACAATAGGCGGCCATCGCCATATAAGCATTAGCAGAGTAAAACTCATAATTCATTTGCTCGTTAAGTTTTTTATGTAATTGTTCTGAAACCATACGAATCACTCCTTTGAATTTGTTTAAAACGATACCTCTTCTTTTTAAAAAGGATTACTCCTCTATTATAAATTATGTATACCCCGTTTGCATAAGTTTTAAAGACGTTTTAAAAACATTGTATCAAATTTTAAACCTTTCTAAAGAAAAGATCAAAATATTGAAATCTAACGTATACTTATGGTAGAAAAAAGTAACGCTATATAATACATGCCGACAAAAAGACTAATAGCGTTCTGCATCACTAGCTTGTGGTTTGACCTAGAATGGAAAGGAGTATTCACAATTGAATATACACAGTCCTACTTTTGGTCCTATAT
The genomic region above belongs to Bacillus horti and contains:
- a CDS encoding ferritin, whose product is MVSEQLHKKLNEQMNYEFYSANAYMAMAAYCSAESLDGFANFFIVQAKEERFHAMKFYHYLNAIGKRATISEYKAPNNDFTSVLDCFEQALQQEKDVTKRIYELSDIAMNDREHATINFLKWFIDEQVEEEDTFDTIIQKLKRIETDSNAFFMMDAEFAGRSFTEE